A genome region from Clostridium sp. JN-9 includes the following:
- a CDS encoding N-acetylmuramoyl-L-alanine amidase: MKFFYKLLLVVASFIGILMFSTPKCMAAGLSINSVPDKTNVETTKVWTIKFNQAVDKNTINRSNIYIKDSYGNIFNDFNVQLQQDNKSVTVSPLRPYAAGQTYSLEINNNVKAQNGGAIISPVTMKFTTASNSSASADCTIVIDAGNGGSDFGVVSPEGTKEKDINLSVAKKVGNYLTGKGIKVIYTRSDDSYVDLNTRRNIANSSNANAYISIQCNTAGYTSTGVETYYLNGNSSDVNLANNVQNAVASATGLINRGVKPSDSVNELNGINIPCIKIPMAFLSNPSDESYLLNNQDAIALGISNGVLNALKSKKSGHTIAIDAGHGGPDPGAIGVTGVNEKDVNLSIALKVGELLSQNNINVVYTRTDDNVPWSNGTSSDLKHRSDIANNAKADYFVCIHNNSFTSPNAYGTETLYQTSSSASKKLAQAIQDALVGELSSSDRGIKDGDWLYISHHNNMPTVLTEVGFLTNPTEESNLNNSSYQARAADAIAKGILSFLKSL; encoded by the coding sequence ATGAAATTTTTTTACAAATTACTTTTGGTAGTAGCTTCCTTTATCGGTATTTTAATGTTTTCCACCCCCAAGTGCATGGCTGCAGGATTATCTATAAATTCCGTGCCAGACAAAACTAATGTGGAAACTACAAAAGTATGGACAATAAAATTTAATCAGGCTGTAGACAAAAATACTATAAATAGAAGCAATATATACATAAAAGACAGCTATGGAAACATATTTAATGATTTTAATGTTCAGCTGCAGCAGGACAATAAAAGTGTTACAGTTTCACCACTTAGACCTTATGCTGCAGGACAGACATATTCTCTTGAAATAAATAATAATGTAAAAGCACAAAATGGTGGAGCTATCATAAGTCCTGTAACTATGAAATTTACTACTGCATCTAATTCATCTGCTTCAGCTGACTGCACCATAGTTATTGATGCTGGCAATGGAGGCAGTGATTTTGGGGTAGTATCCCCAGAGGGAACCAAGGAAAAGGACATTAATTTATCAGTGGCTAAAAAGGTGGGGAATTATCTTACAGGTAAAGGAATAAAGGTTATTTATACAAGAAGTGATGACAGCTATGTGGACTTAAATACAAGAAGAAATATAGCAAATAGTTCTAATGCCAATGCTTATATAAGCATACAGTGTAATACTGCAGGATATACTTCTACAGGAGTTGAAACATATTATCTAAATGGCAACAGCAGTGATGTTAATTTAGCCAATAATGTTCAAAATGCTGTGGCAAGTGCAACAGGACTGATTAACAGAGGAGTAAAACCTTCAGATAGTGTTAATGAACTCAATGGTATTAATATTCCATGTATTAAAATTCCAATGGCGTTTTTAAGCAATCCAAGTGATGAAAGTTATCTTTTAAATAATCAGGATGCCATTGCTTTAGGTATTTCAAATGGAGTTTTAAATGCGTTAAAATCAAAAAAATCCGGACATACCATTGCAATTGATGCAGGTCATGGAGGTCCTGATCCTGGAGCAATAGGAGTCACTGGAGTTAATGAGAAGGATGTAAATTTATCAATTGCTTTAAAGGTTGGTGAGCTGCTTTCACAAAATAATATCAATGTTGTTTATACAAGGACAGATGATAATGTGCCATGGTCCAATGGAACTTCATCGGATTTGAAACACAGGAGCGATATAGCTAATAATGCCAAGGCTGATTATTTTGTGTGCATTCACAATAATTCATTCACCAGCCCAAATGCATATGGTACTGAGACACTATATCAAACTTCAAGCTCTGCCAGCAAAAAACTTGCTCAGGCAATACAGGATGCTTTAGTTGGCGAACTTAGTTCTAGCGATAGGGGAATTAAGGATGGAGATTGGCTTTACATATCGCATCATAACAATATGCCTACAGTATTAACAGAGGTGGGATTCTTAACCAATCCTACGGAAGAAAGCAATTTAAATAATTCATCTTATCAGGCAAGAGCAGCTGATGCAATTGCCAAAGGAATTTTATCATTTTTGAAATCACTTTAA
- a CDS encoding tetratricopeptide repeat protein — protein sequence MDIKSQFSSKLSSLLFLEIDKSKIQQLFNIKVEENVSLPIKSSVLVEKIKSGENLDAIPLSYFFEGIFFVLGLDEKFKFNKIYVKMIDHISESKTFIKGVIAKEVNKKNYEDAYILLKGLCAVEENKGNYDKLLLLAEHLRGIESSFADEELEEIDKSKKINGCTLPYLYEAVIYNEKRDLTKAFISINEYISKGGKETAEVSELKHSIKDALDFKNGSESVDENPTEALKLLLPLIDNYGNNANLYYYIAVAYRNLENYEKAIYYLNESVAIDNNIVEVINELGVNFASLGDFPKAIAYFRKAFEATRSVEICTNLVMCYLNSGDLKQAKAHLDIAEKLDPEDEVVKELKKVLNE from the coding sequence ATGGATATTAAATCACAATTTTCATCAAAGTTATCTAGTCTGCTATTTTTGGAAATAGATAAAAGTAAGATACAGCAATTATTTAATATTAAGGTGGAAGAAAATGTATCTTTACCAATAAAGTCAAGTGTTTTAGTTGAAAAAATAAAATCAGGGGAAAATCTTGATGCAATTCCACTATCGTATTTTTTTGAAGGCATTTTTTTTGTCCTTGGATTAGATGAAAAGTTTAAGTTCAATAAAATTTATGTGAAAATGATTGACCATATTTCTGAAAGCAAGACCTTTATAAAAGGAGTTATTGCAAAGGAAGTTAATAAAAAAAATTATGAAGATGCATATATACTTCTTAAAGGGTTATGTGCCGTTGAAGAAAACAAGGGGAATTACGATAAATTACTATTACTTGCAGAACATTTAAGAGGAATTGAAAGTTCTTTTGCAGATGAGGAATTAGAAGAAATAGACAAGTCAAAAAAAATAAATGGATGTACTCTTCCATATCTTTATGAAGCTGTTATTTATAATGAAAAGAGAGATTTAACCAAGGCATTTATAAGTATAAATGAATATATTTCCAAAGGCGGCAAAGAAACTGCCGAGGTTTCAGAATTAAAGCATTCTATTAAAGATGCTCTTGATTTTAAAAATGGCAGTGAAAGTGTAGATGAAAATCCTACAGAAGCCTTGAAGCTGCTTCTGCCTTTAATTGATAACTACGGAAATAATGCAAATTTATATTATTATATTGCAGTTGCCTACAGAAATCTGGAAAACTATGAAAAGGCTATTTATTATTTGAATGAATCTGTTGCCATTGACAATAACATTGTTGAAGTAATAAATGAGCTGGGGGTTAATTTTGCCTCTTTAGGCGATTTCCCTAAGGCAATAGCATATTTCAGAAAGGCTTTTGAAGCTACCAGATCAGTTGAAATTTGTACAAATCTTGTTATGTGCTATTTGAACTCAGGAGATTTAAAACAGGCTAAGGCACATCTTGATATAGCAGAAAAATTAGATCCGGAAGATGAGGTGGTTAAAGAATTAAAAAAAGTTTTAAATGAGTAA
- a CDS encoding phospho-sugar mutase produces MIYRDKYQYWLNCKFIDEDTKRELRNITNEKEIEDRFYKDLEFGTGGLRGIIGAGSNRMNIYTVGKATQGLAMYLVNHYNDEKSVSIAYDSRIMSKEFAEYSASVLCGNGIKVNLFESLRPTPMLSFTVRYLKSKAGIVITASHNPKQYNGYKVYGEDGGQVTDEAAKEILSYIEAIEDFSTIKTMALNQAKESGLLKIIGEDVDKVYMDKVKSLTIRKDLVKNHAESLKIIYTPIHGSGNIPVRRVLGELGYKNLHVVKEQELPDGTFKTAPYPNPENPNVFSIALEMAKELKPDIIFGTDPDCDRLGVVVKDNTGKYQVLTGNQMGVILTHYIVSSKKELNELPSDGKVIKTIVTTEMVRKIAEQYNVELIDVLTGFKYIGEKIKGFEENKNGTFLFGFEESYGYLAGDFVRDKDAIIASMLVCEAALYYKQKGMTLYDALIKLYEQYGYFKEGLVSIELKGKEGQIKIENALQYLRHSMNNVLDNVRIVKKMDYKSSIEKDLDKIDETIIDLPKSNVLKFVLEDGSWFVVRPSGTEPKIKIYISVIGSSIKDSEVKLQSFKEKVMKIINEALEI; encoded by the coding sequence GTGATATATAGAGATAAGTACCAATATTGGTTGAACTGTAAATTTATTGATGAAGATACTAAAAGGGAATTAAGAAACATTACAAATGAAAAAGAAATAGAAGACAGATTTTATAAAGATCTTGAATTTGGAACCGGCGGACTCAGGGGGATTATAGGCGCAGGAAGCAACAGAATGAACATATATACTGTAGGAAAGGCAACACAGGGATTAGCAATGTATCTTGTAAACCACTACAATGATGAAAAATCCGTTAGTATAGCATACGATTCCAGAATAATGTCAAAGGAATTTGCTGAATACTCAGCATCTGTATTATGCGGGAATGGCATAAAGGTAAATTTATTTGAAAGTTTAAGGCCTACTCCAATGCTTTCATTTACTGTACGATATTTAAAAAGCAAGGCTGGAATAGTAATAACAGCTTCTCATAATCCAAAGCAGTATAATGGTTATAAGGTTTATGGAGAGGACGGCGGTCAGGTAACAGATGAGGCAGCAAAGGAAATTCTTTCATATATAGAAGCTATTGAAGATTTTTCAACAATTAAAACTATGGCGTTAAATCAGGCTAAAGAATCAGGTTTGTTAAAAATAATAGGTGAAGATGTAGACAAAGTCTATATGGACAAGGTAAAATCTCTCACCATAAGAAAAGACTTAGTAAAAAATCATGCAGAAAGCTTAAAAATTATTTATACACCAATACATGGATCTGGAAATATTCCTGTAAGGAGAGTTTTAGGCGAGCTTGGGTATAAAAATCTTCATGTGGTAAAGGAACAGGAACTGCCTGACGGAACTTTTAAAACTGCACCATATCCTAATCCTGAAAATCCAAATGTATTCAGTATAGCCTTGGAAATGGCAAAGGAATTAAAGCCTGATATAATTTTTGGTACGGATCCGGACTGTGACAGATTAGGTGTGGTAGTTAAGGACAACACTGGAAAGTACCAGGTACTTACCGGAAACCAGATGGGTGTAATTCTTACACATTACATTGTTTCATCAAAGAAGGAATTAAATGAACTGCCTTCAGATGGAAAGGTGATTAAGACCATAGTTACTACTGAAATGGTAAGAAAAATAGCAGAGCAGTATAATGTGGAATTAATTGATGTACTCACAGGCTTCAAATATATTGGAGAAAAAATAAAGGGCTTTGAAGAAAATAAAAATGGAACATTCTTATTTGGATTCGAGGAAAGCTATGGATATCTGGCAGGAGACTTTGTACGGGATAAGGATGCAATTATTGCCTCCATGCTGGTATGTGAAGCAGCATTGTACTATAAGCAGAAGGGCATGACATTATATGATGCACTTATAAAATTATATGAACAATATGGATATTTCAAAGAAGGGTTAGTATCCATTGAACTTAAGGGAAAAGAAGGACAGATAAAAATTGAGAATGCCCTTCAGTATTTAAGGCATTCCATGAATAATGTTTTAGACAATGTGAGAATTGTTAAAAAAATGGATTATAAATCAAGTATTGAAAAGGATTTAGACAAAATAGATGAAACTATTATTGATCTTCCTAAGTCAAATGTATTAAAGTTTGTACTTGAGGATGGTTCATGGTTTGTTGTAAGACCTTCGGGAACTGAGCCTAAAATAAAAATATATATTTCTGTAATAGGCAGCAGTATTAAAGACTCAGAAGTGAAACTTCAAAGCTTTAAAGAAAAAGTAATGAAGATTATTAATGAAGCTTTGGAAATTTAA
- a CDS encoding 50S ribosomal protein L25 — MEFLKCDVREKNCRHSANKERREGKVPGILYGKNIKNVLFELAYMDLNSAINRNGEHGELDININGSNHKTLIKELQRDPVSHNIIHIDLEELTGDKYFTTDIPVMLMGEGIIKSKGGIIQREKNSVKVQCRGEDIPKTVNVDLSNLNAGDTFRISDIEMSKEISIVDDINTVLVSILKDNITETSENVNVEQK, encoded by the coding sequence ATGGAATTTTTAAAATGTGATGTAAGAGAAAAAAACTGCAGGCACTCTGCCAATAAGGAAAGAAGAGAAGGCAAAGTACCTGGTATATTGTATGGAAAGAATATTAAAAATGTACTATTTGAATTGGCATACATGGATTTAAACAGTGCAATAAACAGAAATGGTGAGCATGGTGAACTGGACATTAATATAAATGGAAGCAATCATAAAACATTAATAAAAGAACTGCAAAGAGATCCTGTAAGCCACAATATAATACATATAGACCTTGAGGAACTTACTGGTGATAAATATTTTACTACTGATATTCCTGTAATGCTAATGGGGGAAGGAATTATAAAAAGCAAAGGCGGAATTATTCAAAGGGAAAAAAACAGTGTTAAAGTACAGTGCAGAGGAGAAGATATTCCAAAAACAGTTAATGTGGATTTGTCAAATCTCAATGCTGGGGATACCTTTAGGATTTCAGATATTGAAATGTCAAAGGAAATTAGTATTGTAGATGACATAAATACTGTTTTAGTTTCCATATTAAAAGATAATATAACAGAAACTTCTGAAAACGTTAATGTAGAACAAAAATAA
- a CDS encoding aminotransferase class I/II-fold pyridoxal phosphate-dependent enzyme, translating into MYKLDQNETPLFDALMEYVNRGTIPFHVPGHKKGVGADEEFKKFMGENPFKIDVTVFKLVDSLHHPTGPIKKAQELAADAYGSDAAFFSIHGTSGAIQAMVMTVVNSGEKIIIPRNVHKSITAGIILSGAIPVYMQPELDKKVGIAHGVTPETVRATLEANPDAKAVLIINPTYYGVATDIRKIADIVHEYNLPLIVDEAHGPHLGFNSKLPVSAMEAGADMCAQSTHKIIGALTQSSLLQVRSERIDIPRVQQILNILQTTSPSYILMASLDCARRQIAIHGEELLDKAIALANHAREEINKIPGFYCFGEEILGQPGVYALDPTKMTITCRELGITGYDLDMILSNRYHIQMELSDLYNVLAVGSFGDTKESIDALINALKEISSEYYGKGNKKADFIDIPAIPEQVQIPREAFNSAKTPVLLKNSVGAISGEFLMAYPPGIPILCPGEKITQEIIDYIQKLKDTGLYVQGTEDPEVEYIKVVKEEDAVYINVE; encoded by the coding sequence GTGTATAAATTAGATCAAAATGAAACACCACTATTTGATGCTTTAATGGAATATGTAAATAGGGGAACCATACCATTTCATGTTCCTGGTCATAAAAAAGGCGTAGGAGCAGACGAAGAATTTAAAAAGTTTATGGGCGAAAATCCCTTTAAAATTGATGTAACAGTTTTTAAACTGGTAGACAGCCTTCATCATCCAACAGGACCCATTAAAAAGGCCCAAGAGCTTGCTGCAGATGCTTATGGTTCTGATGCCGCATTTTTTTCCATTCATGGAACATCAGGTGCCATTCAGGCTATGGTTATGACTGTAGTTAACTCTGGTGAGAAAATAATAATCCCTAGAAACGTGCATAAATCAATTACTGCTGGAATTATATTAAGCGGCGCCATACCAGTATATATGCAGCCTGAGCTGGATAAAAAGGTTGGCATTGCTCATGGTGTAACTCCGGAAACAGTAAGAGCAACTTTAGAGGCAAATCCAGATGCTAAAGCAGTTCTTATAATAAATCCTACTTATTATGGGGTAGCAACTGATATAAGAAAAATAGCAGACATTGTCCATGAGTACAATTTACCACTTATTGTGGATGAAGCTCATGGTCCTCATTTAGGATTTAATAGTAAGCTGCCTGTATCTGCAATGGAAGCAGGCGCTGATATGTGTGCACAAAGCACCCATAAGATAATTGGTGCCTTAACACAAAGTTCCCTTTTACAAGTTCGGTCAGAACGTATAGATATACCTAGAGTTCAGCAGATTTTAAATATTCTTCAGACTACATCACCATCGTATATACTCATGGCTTCACTGGATTGTGCAAGAAGGCAGATTGCTATTCATGGAGAAGAACTTCTTGATAAAGCCATTGCACTTGCAAACCATGCCAGGGAAGAAATAAATAAAATACCCGGATTTTACTGCTTTGGTGAAGAAATACTCGGTCAGCCTGGGGTTTATGCTCTGGATCCAACTAAAATGACAATTACATGCAGAGAATTGGGAATAACAGGATATGACCTTGATATGATTCTTTCAAACAGATATCATATTCAAATGGAACTGTCAGATTTATATAACGTATTAGCCGTGGGCTCATTTGGAGACACAAAGGAAAGCATTGATGCTTTAATTAATGCATTAAAGGAAATAAGCAGTGAATACTATGGAAAAGGCAACAAAAAGGCTGACTTTATTGATATCCCTGCTATTCCAGAACAGGTTCAGATACCAAGGGAAGCATTTAACAGCGCTAAAACACCTGTATTACTTAAAAACAGCGTTGGAGCCATAAGCGGGGAATTTTTAATGGCATACCCGCCTGGAATTCCAATTTTATGCCCTGGTGAGAAGATTACACAGGAAATCATAGATTATATACAAAAGCTGAAAGATACAGGTTTATATGTTCAGGGTACAGAAGATCCTGAAGTTGAATATATAAAAGTTGTAAAAGAAGAAGATGCAGTTTATATAAATGTAGAATAA
- a CDS encoding transposase, translating to MNNMETCWKQYGYKYYLNIKDTNIMLKYKCCNISIISYFQSKRFHKGRSCPYCGCSHTVKYGLNNGKQRYKCHDCKRTFSDLTNTPIYRTHHPEKWDAFIKCTINGLSLRAAAREIKVSYVTLFYWRHKLLSATKKIEQNRMKGYFEVENFFLKFSNKGKKNIEDNKERVHGRSLKSFQLDKDSVCVVNVMDYHKNIYSMAIGTGRMNPMDINDLFSKLLNGNRFACSKPKSFFALFFKRANIIEAKRLLDGNSKIIKYRTECLDWLSQFRGVATKYLNNYLSLFKFIKSVNFSRMAWYIKKLYASILYVNIKQTNLSIRVSDNCFD from the coding sequence ATGAATAATATGGAAACATGTTGGAAACAATATGGATATAAATATTATTTGAATATAAAGGATACAAATATTATGCTTAAATATAAATGTTGTAATATCAGTATAATTTCATATTTTCAATCTAAAAGATTTCATAAAGGCAGATCATGCCCTTACTGCGGCTGCAGCCATACTGTTAAATATGGACTAAACAACGGAAAGCAGAGATATAAATGCCATGACTGCAAAAGAACCTTTAGTGATTTAACCAATACGCCTATTTATAGAACTCACCACCCTGAAAAATGGGATGCCTTTATCAAGTGTACAATTAATGGTTTATCTCTTAGAGCTGCAGCCAGGGAAATTAAGGTTTCCTATGTAACGCTTTTTTATTGGAGGCATAAACTTCTTTCAGCAACAAAAAAAATTGAACAAAACAGAATGAAAGGTTACTTTGAGGTGGAGAACTTCTTTTTAAAATTCTCAAACAAGGGTAAAAAGAACATTGAAGATAATAAAGAAAGGGTCCATGGAAGAAGTTTAAAGTCTTTTCAGCTTGATAAAGATAGTGTTTGTGTAGTAAATGTTATGGATTATCATAAAAATATTTATTCTATGGCAATTGGTACAGGACGCATGAATCCCATGGATATCAATGATTTATTCAGTAAACTTCTTAATGGAAATAGATTTGCATGTTCAAAACCAAAATCCTTTTTCGCATTGTTTTTCAAAAGAGCAAATATTATTGAAGCTAAAAGATTATTGGATGGAAATTCTAAAATCATAAAATATAGGACTGAATGCCTGGACTGGCTAAGTCAATTTAGGGGAGTCGCAACAAAATATCTAAATAATTATTTAAGTTTATTTAAATTTATCAAATCAGTAAACTTCAGCAGAATGGCATGGTATATAAAAAAACTTTATGCCTCTATACTATATGTTAATATTAAGCAGACAAATTTGTCTATAAGAGTCAGTGATAATTGTTTTGACTAA